The nucleotide sequence TACACTCTTGAGAAAGGTCAGACTTTCGGACCTAATAAATGGTGGTAACTACCacaaaaattcaaaaccaGTGTTCGGTGATTCATCGAGGCTTTGGCTCAATTGCACTTATGATGATTGTCCAAAGCAAGaacaaatgatgaaaattcttgaaagtcttatataatataatgaTATTGGATTTCTTAGAGAGAAGAACCCTTCTTCACTTTCtcatgtttttttttttttttttttttttttttcactcaTGAGGGAATCAATCTCATAGTAATGGAGGAAAATACCTGTGTCCCTAGCACATCTCATAAATGTTGTTTCATCTTCACCATCATGCCATACATTTCAATGTCACCCAAACATACAGttaattttaatatatCATAGGAGGGTCTCTTTTGATAGCAGACAATTATTAGAAGTTGTAGTTTTTAGTTTGTCATATTTCACATAATGTATCGTTTGACCATACTTTCAAAGATGTTTGcaaatataaaaaataaccaaaaattaatgaatatGATACTTGATAAGAATCGCAAATGTTATCGTGTAGTGTTCAACTATTACGAAACATATGCATTATTCAGAAGTTCACGTTTctaaatgaaaaaaagtatattgCGAAATCTTTTACTATATGTTAGATGCCCTGAAACATATGACAGAATAACCATGGGCTACAGCTTGTAGAAGATtaaaacttcttttcaattgaCAGTCCAATTATACTTAGTAACTGCAGAGTATTCTAATGTGGTCCTCTTCATAACACTAAAGATATCCATACTCCCCAGACATCACAATGAGAATTTTAAGTCTCACATGTTGTATTATGAAATGTTCCTATTGAGTGTCTCATGACCTCTAATTTTGGTCGGATATTTTTTGAAGCTTTCTTTTGACATATTGCatattttcaaagatttatGGTTTTAGAGAGTACTGAAAAGGtacaaaaagaagacagaGTAGACCAAAAATACTCCAAAGGTATCAATTATTCTCACCTGAGATATCATAACCACCTCCTGTAGGCTATGGAAGAACCTCatgaaaatattataattgAATATGTAGGTTGTAATATTTCACCTCTAGTATCACCTGAGATGAATCTTCATTTTAAAGCTTCTCGTTTAGCTTTATGGACCGCTAAAAACTATTATGTCTTTAGCTTCTACACATTCACATATGTAGTAGAGCTTCTTGTATCGAATATCTTTTGTGTACAGCGTTGATGGGACCACATGTTTTTAACCAGCAGAGTATAAAAGCAAGTAGAGGATCTCATTAAACGTCGAAAGCTGCTAACTTGAATTTAATAACTGTACAATTCATAATATGTTTCATAGAAGAGCATTGAAGACTGCAGAACGTATAAAATTGAACCCCCTATTTTATTCCAAGCAGAGGCTAATCAAAGACAACCAATCaattttaaagaaagaaatgtCATCCACAGTTGGTTTTTACATGCCACCGGTGTCATACTTCGGTGAAGGTGCTCTAGATGAAGTTGCTGAATACATTAAAAATCAAGATTACAAAAGACCTGTAATCATTACTGACCCTGGTATTTCGAAAATCGGTCTTGCACAAAGAGTTACTAAACTTTTGGAGAAGCGTGATAGGGTGGTAGGCATTTATGACCAGACCCAGCCAAACCCCACTACCAGTAACGTCAATGCCGGTCTCATGGTCTTGAAAGAACACAAGGgtgatattattatttcCATTGGTGGAGGTTCCGCTCACGATAATGCCAAAGCTATTGCCTTATTGGCAACCAATGGTGGTGAAATTGGTGACTACGAAGGAGTAaacaaatccaaaaaaaaagcattACCAATGGTTGCTATCAATACTACTGCTGGTACTGCTTCTGAAATGACAAAATTCACTATTATCACCaatgaggaagaaaaggttaAGATGGCTATTATTGACAACCATATAACTCCAAGTATCGCCGTGAATGACCCTAGCACCATATATGGTCTTCCACCTCCATTGACTGCTGCCACTGGTCTAGACGCTTTAACACATTGTATAGAGTCATATGTCTCTACTGCTGCTAACCCTATCACTGACACATGTGCTTTGAAGGGCGTTGAGTTAATTCATGAACATTTGTTCAATGCTTTCAAAAATGGTCAAGACTCTACCGCAAGAACAGGTATGTGTTACGCTCAATATCTCGCCGGTATGGCATTCAACAACGCCTCCTTGGGTTATGTTCATGCCATTGCACATCAACTTGGTGGTTTCTACCATTTGCCTCATGGTGTCTGTAACGCGGTGCTATTACCTCATGTTCAGTCCTTTAACAAAAAAGATCCAAGAGCCAATGAAAGACTAGGCCAGATTGCTCCTTATTTAGGGGCAAAGGAAGCCAATGCAGATTCATTAGTTGAACGTTTGCTTGAATTCACCAACAGTTTGGAAATACCAAGGAACTTGAAGGAGCTTGGTgtcaaggaagaagatttcgAAATTCTTGCTGAACACGCTTTAAAGGATGTTTGTGGATTAACTAATCCAATCCAATTTACCAAAGTAGAAGTTGTTGAAATC is from Kluyveromyces marxianus DMKU3-1042 DNA, complete genome, chromosome 2 and encodes:
- the ADH4 gene encoding alcohol dehydrogenase ADH4 → MFHRRALKTAERIKLNPLFYSKQRLIKDNQSILKKEMSSTVGFYMPPVSYFGEGALDEVAEYIKNQDYKRPVIITDPGISKIGLAQRVTKLLEKRDRVVGIYDQTQPNPTTSNVNAGLMVLKEHKGDIIISIGGGSAHDNAKAIALLATNGGEIGDYEGVNKSKKKALPMVAINTTAGTASEMTKFTIITNEEEKVKMAIIDNHITPSIAVNDPSTIYGLPPPLTAATGLDALTHCIESYVSTAANPITDTCALKGVELIHEHLFNAFKNGQDSTARTGMCYAQYLAGMAFNNASLGYVHAIAHQLGGFYHLPHGVCNAVLLPHVQSFNKKDPRANERLGQIAPYLGAKEANADSLVERLLEFTNSLEIPRNLKELGVKEEDFEILAEHALKDVCGLTNPIQFTKVEVVEIIRQAYEY